The Streptomyces achromogenes DNA segment CAGGGCGCCGCGCAGGCCGTCGGTGGCGCCCACGTAGAGGTTGAGGAGGCGGGAGAGCGGGAGGTAGATGTCCCGCACCTCGTCGAGGTCGATGACGTCGCCCAGACCGCGCAGCTTCTCGAGCTCCTCGGCGGTCAGCGGCAGCGGGGTCTTCTCCCGCAGCGCGCTCCACTCGGATCGGGTGAGGTCGACGTAGGGAGTCGCCTCCGGCCTGTGCCGGTGGGCGCTCCGGGGCATCGGGGGGACCGGAGAGATCACAGTCCATTGTTAACGGAGTTTGAACGGGATGGCGGGTGGGGTCCGTCACGCCGGCCGGCGGGGGCAGTGGCCCCGGTCGGCGATCGGGACGCGGACGGGGTGCTCCTGCGGCGGCGGGAATTTCCGGAATCGGGCACGTGGGGACTCTTTCGGGGCGGGGATCGGTCGTAGGCTGCCGCGCATGTGCGGAATCGTGGGATACGTGGGGTCTCAGTCGGCGCTCGACGTCGTGATGGCCGGACTGAAGCGGCTGGAGTACCGGGGGTACGACTCGGCGGGTGTCGCCGTGCCGGCCGACGGAGGGCTCGCCGCGGCGAAGAAGGCGGGCAAGCTCGTCAATCTGGAGAAGGAGCTGACGGAGCGGCCGTTGCCGGCCGGGACGACGGGCATCGGGCACACCCGGTGGGCCACGCACGGCGGGCCCACCGACGCCAACGCCCATCCGCATCTCGACAACGCGGGGCGTGTCGCCGTCGTGCACAACGGGATCATCGAGAACTTCGCCGCGCTGCGGGCCGAACTGGCCGAGCGGGGACACGAACTGCTGTCCGAGACCGACACCGAGGCCGTCGCCCATCTGCTCGCCGAGGAGTACTCCGTGACCTCCGACCTGGCGGAGGCGATGCGGCTGGTGTGCCGGCGGCTGGAGGGCGCGTTCACGCTGGTCGCGGTGCACGCGGACGAGCCGGACGTGGTGGTCGGGGCGCGCCGCAACTCGCCGCTGGTGGTGGGCGTCGGCGAGGGCGAGGCCTTTCTCGCCTCGGACGTCGCCGCGTTCATCGCGCACACCCGGTCGGCGATCGAGCTGGGCCAGGACCAGGTGGTGGAGCTGCGCCGGGACGGGGTGACGGTCACCGGGTTCGACGGCCGGCCGGCCCAGGTGCGGTCCTACCACGTCGACTGGGACGCTTCGGCGGCGGAGAAGGGGGGCTACGACTACTTCATGCTCAAGGAGATCGCCGAGCAGCCCAAGGCCGTCGCGGACACCCTGCTGGGAAGGATCGACGCCGGCGGCTCGCTGACCCTCGACGAGGTGCGCATCCCCGCGCGGGAGCTGCGGGAGATCGACAAGATCGTCGTCGTCGCCTGCGGAACGGCCTTCCACGCGGGGCTGATCGCCAAGTACGCCATCGAGCACTGGACGCGCATCCCCTGCGAGGTCGAGCTGGCCAGCGAGTTCCGCTACCGCGATCCGATCCTGGACCCGCGCTCCCTGGTCATCGCCATCTCCCAGTCCGGCGAGACGATGGACACGCTGATGGCGCTGCGGCACGCGCGGGACCAGGGGTCGAAGGTGCTCGCCATCTGCAACACCAACGGGTCGACCATCCCCCGTGAGTCGGACGCCGTGCTCTACACGCACGCGGGGCCGGAGGTGGCCGTCGCGTCGACCAAGGCGTTCCTGACCCAGCTGGTGGCGTGCTATCTGGTCGCCCTGTATCTCGGGCAGGTACGCGGCACCAAGTGGGGGGACGAGATCCGGGCCGTCGTCCGGGACCTGGCGCGGATCTCCGGCGAGGTGGAGCGGGTGCTGGAGACCATGGAGCCGGTGCGGGAGCTGGCCCGGTCGCTGGCCGACAAGGACACCGTGCTGTTCCTCGGGCGGCACGTGGGCTATCCCGTCGCGCTGGAGGGCGCGCTCAAGCTGAAGGAGCTCGCCTACATGCACGCGGAGGGGTTCGCGGCGGGGGAGCTGAAGCACGGGCCGATCGCCCTCATCGAGGAGGACCTGCCCGTGGTGGTGGTCGTGCCCTCGCCGCGCGGCCGGTCCGTCCTGCACGACAAGATCGTCTCCAACATCCAGGAGATCCGGGCGCGGGGGGCGCGGACCATCGTGATCGCGGAGGAGGGGGACGAGGCGGTCGTGCCGTACGCGGACCATCTCGTGCGGATCCCCGCCACGCCGGTGCTGCTCCAGCCGCTGGTGGCGACGGTGCCGTTGCAGGTGTTCGCGTGCGAGCTGGCGACCGCGCGGGGCAACGAGGTGGATCAGCCGCGCAACCTCGCGAAGTCGGTCACCGTGGAGTAGAGGCCGCCGGGGAGGGGAGAGCGGCCGCCGGGAGCAGGGATTCTCGCGCGCGGGGAGGGGTGGGGAGCTCGCGCGTGGGGGTGGGGGGCGTGTCGTGTGTCCACCCCCACGCGGTGGGTCAGCTCCGGGTGCGGCGTCTGCGCGCGGCGAACAGTTTCCAGGCCGCGAAGAGCAGCGGCAGTTCCATGATCCAGACGCCGGTGACCGCGTCCCACTCCGGGTCCGCCATCGCGGACTCGTCGGCCGTGATGATCCCGCACAGCAGGCCCCAGGCCGCCGCGAGCAGGCCCACCAGCCACAGGGCGGCGGTCCAGCCCCGCGCCGAGCCGCCGGACCCGGCCGCCCGGGCCGTCGGGGGCCGCTTGCGCGGCTGCGGGATGTGGTCGGGTTCGCGGGCCGGCATCCGTACGATCGCCTCGCCGGGCACGGCCGCGTCCAGCGCCGCGATGCGGTCCGGCATGACGCCTTTGTACAGGGTCGGCTCCACGGTCACCGAGAAACCGTCGAGGCCGGTGAGGGTACGGGCGCCGTCGGGGCGCGCGGTCATCGCCGCACAGGCGTCGTGGCGGACGGTGACCGGGCCCCTCGGGGTGAGCAGGCTGACCCCCTCCGCGCCGATGACCAGGGTGACGTCCTCGTTCTCCAGGGACTGGTGGCGGGTGCCGGTCACGGCGGCCGTGGAGAACTGCGGGGCGAGGGTGAGGCCCGCCCAGTCGACGCCCCGGCCCGGCACCTGCAGCAGCGCGGCGTCCCACGCCTGGCGGGCGACCTCGTGCAGGTCCTGCGTCGTCACCGCGTTCAGTTCGGCGCGGTGCTGGTCGGGGGTGAGGATGCGGTGCCCGAGCAGCAGGCTCAGCGCGTACGAGGGGAGCACCGCGGCGCCGAGGTCGGGGGCGTCGTACACCTTGAGGAGCTTGCCGCGGACGGAGTCCAGCTCGGCCTGCTCGATGCGGCCCGCGCGCAGCCGGGCGAGGGTGTCGACGAAGCCGCCGACGACCGCGTCCTGCTTCTGCGGGAGGGCGTCGGCGTAGGCGGTGAGGGTGGCGAACTCGGCGTCGCGCGGGCTGTAGTCGGCCTCCGCGGAATAGGAGTAGCCGCCCTCCTGGCGCAGGTCCTGGAAGAGGGCCCGGCCGAGGACGTCCGCGAAGACGCTCGCCGCGGTGGAGCGGCGCAGCACCGAGGTGAGGACGACATGGCCGTCGTCGCCGCTGATGTACGCGGGCGTGACGGGCAGGGCGCTGGTCGCGGCCGGGGCGGGGAAGCGGGACCCCGGGGGGAGGGTCAGGTCCAGGCCGTCGGGGACGTGGTCGCTGGTGATCCACAGCACCGCGTTGTCCCTGGTGAAGCGGGTCTCCGCCCAGTGGCGGACCTGCTCGGGGGTGAGGCTCCAGGTGCCCAGTTCGTTGTAGCTGGACAGTCCGTAGCCCTGGGCGCCGTACCGCCACAGCGGCATCTGGTGCTGGGGTCCGCCGCCGCGGCCGGCCGCCTCCGTGCGGAGGATCTCCCGTTCGGTCTCCAGCCGCTCCATCGGCAGGTCCCGCAGGCCGGCGCACACGCTGTTCAGGTACTCGACCACCCCCTCCTCGCTGCCCTGCACGTGGAAGAGGGTGTACGCGTTCGCCGTCGCGCCGTTGTAGTGCAGGTCGGACAGGCCCAGGCGGTGCAGGGCGAGGTGCTCGACGAGGTGGGTGACGCCGGCCGTGGCCAGCGTCTCGTCGGCGCGGCCCACCCGGAAGAAGAGACCGGCGGTGATCTCCTTGCCGGAGGCGGGGGCGTAGAGGGTGGGCACGCCGTTCGTGGTGGTGTGCGAGACGAGGCCCTCGAGAGCGGCGAGGCCGTCCGGGGCGTCGACGTCGTCGTGCTTGTTCAGGTTCGTGGTCATCGGGCGCCGCCTCCACGGGATTCCAGCGCGGCCTTGCGGAAGCCGAGAAACGCCGACCTCTGGTCGGGCAGGTACTGCCACGGGTATTCCGTGGCGCGGTCGCCGAGGAAGGCGAAGTGCGGGGCCGCGTCCGCGTGGTGGCCGCCCAGCGAGAAGGCGAACGCGAACGCGCTGTGCGCGCCGACCGAGTTCCAGTCGGGCCGGTGGTCGGGGTGCAGCACGGAGACCTGCGCGGCGAAGCGCAGGTCGTCGCGGACCGGCACGCCCCGCAGGTACGCGGCGTCCTCGCCGCTCGGCAGGTCCAGCCAGTGCTCGATGTGGGCGAGGGCCACCACGGCGGCGGAGTTCGACCCGTCGGGGGCCCCGGTCGCGCACTCCCGGGCGAAGCCGTGCGCCGCCTCCCAGGAGCCGCCCCACTTCGGGCACACCTGCTGCAGCAGCTGCGTCTGCGCGCGGTAGTGGTGCGGGTGGTGCGCGGACAGCCGGTCGTAGCGGCGGCGGGCCTCGGCCTGCCCCAGCTGCAGACCGCGGGCGGTCGTCAGCCGGGTGGTCCAGGCGGGGGCGTACGAGGGCTGCTCGGCGCAGACCTCGATCAGCAGCCGCTCGGCCCGCCGCAGCCAGTCGTGGAACTGGCTGAACTGATCCTGCGAGACGTCCTTGGCGCGGGCGCCGCTGCGGATGTCCCAGCCGATGTACACGTACCGCTCGGCGAGCAGCGTGCGGGGCAGCGGGTCCGCGGGCGATTCGGCCGCCGCCCGCTCCAGGAAGCCCTCGACGCCGGCGATGTCGGCGAGGAGGCTGGAGGCCGAGGAGATCCTGTCGACGGAGCCGAGACCCGCGAAGCAGGCCCGGACGGCCGGCCAGTCCCCGGCCTGCGCGGCGGTGCGCAGCGGGATCAGCTCGGGTGTGTTGTCGTACGGGTCGAACGTCGGCCCCGAAGAGCCCATGGGTCCGCCGCCGGTCATGCCGCTGGTCGTGCTGGTCATTCCCCCGCCCCCTGGCGTCGCCGTCCGCGGCGCGCGGGCTGGCCCCCCAGGGCGCGCGGCGGTGAGAGTCCGCTGTGCAAGTCTGCTTCCGACTTGACGTGATCAAGTCGCCGCAGGCTAGCACCAGGCGGTGACATCGAGGCCCTAGGGTGCTCGGCATGAGCATCATCGGGGTCGGTATCGACGTGGCCGAGATCGAGCGCTTCGCGGCGTCCATGGAACGCACTCCCGGGCTCGCCGAGCGGCTGTTCCTGCGGAGCGAGTTGCTGCTGCCCAGCGGCGAGCGCAGGGGCATGGCGTCGCTGGCGGCCCGGTTCGCGGCGAAGGAGGCCCTCGCCAAGGCGCTCGGGGCCCCGCCCGGGCTGCTGTGGACCGACGCCGAGGTGTACGTCGAGGAGAGCGGGCGGCCCCGGTTGCGGGTGCGGGGGAGCGTCGCCGCCCGGGCGGCCGAACTGGGCGTACGGGGATGGCATGTGTCGCTGAGTCACGACGCGGGCGTGGCCTCGGCGGTGGTGGTGGCCGAGGGGTGAGGCGTGCGGGTGCGGTGGCGGGGGAGGCCGGGGCAGACTCGACCGTATGCGTACTGCCTACTGCGTGGAGACCGTCCGTCGTGCCGAGCGGGAGCTGATGGCCCGGGTCCCGGAAGGGGCCCTCATGCAACGGGCCGCCGCCGGGCTCGCCGCCGCCTGCGCCGACCTGCTGGGCCGGGTGTACGGACGCCGGATCGTGCTGCTGGTCGGCAGCGGGGACAACGGGGGTGACGCCCTGTACGCCGGGGCGCGGCTCGCCCGGCGCGGGGCCGGGGTGACCGCCGTGCTGCTCGCGTCCGGGCGGACCCACCCCGGAGGGCTGACGGCGCTGCGCCGGGCCGGCGGCGCGACCGTGGCCCCCGACGCGGCCGGCGACCTCGTCCGCCGCGCCGACCTGGTGCTCGACGGCGTCGTCGGGATCGGCGGCAAGGGCGGTCTGCGGCCGGAGGCGGCGGACGTGGCCGCGCTGGTCGAGCGGGCCCGGGCCCTCGTCGTCGCCGTCGACCTGCCCAGCGGCGTCGACGCCGACACCGGAGAGGTGCACGGGAGCGCGCTGCGCGCCGACCTCACCGTCACCTTCGGCACGCACAAGCCGGCGTTGCTGGTCGATCCCGCGCGCGAGTACGCCGGTTCGGTGCGGCTCGTCGACATCGGGCTCGGCGGCCACCTGCCCGCCGTACCCGGGCTGGAGGCGCTGCAGCACGCGGACGTGGCCGCCCTGCTGCCGGCACCGGGCGGGGAGAGCGACAAGTACCGGCGGGGCGTCGTCGGGATCGCCGCCGGGTCGGCCCGGTATCCGGGGGCCGCCGTCCTCGCCGTCGCGGGAGCGCTGCGCGGCGGGGCGGGGGCGGTGCGCTACGTCGGTCCGGCCGGGGACGCGGTCCTCGCGCGGTTCCCCGAGACGCTCGTGTCGGAGCGAGGGCCCGCACACGCCGGACGGGTGCAGGCCTGGGTCGTCGGTCCGGGCGCCGGGGACGACGCGGCGACGGTCGCGGAGGTGCTGGCCGCCGACGTGCCCGTGCTGATCGACGCCGACGGGCTGCGGCTGGCGGACGCCGACGCGGTGCGGGGGCGTGCCGCGCCGACGCTGATGACGCCGCACGCCGGGGAGGCGGCCGCGCTGCTGGGCGTGGCGCGCGAGCAGGTGGAGGGGGCCCGGCTGGCCTCGGTGCGGGAGCTGGCGGCGCGGTACCGGGCGACGGTGCTGTTGAAGGGGTCGACGACGCTGGTCGCCGACGCGGGCGGCGAGGGCCCCGTGCGGGTCAACGCCACCGGGACGGCGTGGCTCGCCACGGCCGGCAGCGGGGACGTGCTGTCGGGACTCGCGGGCTCGTTGCTGGCGGCCGGGCTGGGGGCGCTGGACGCGGGCAGCGTCGGGGCGTACCTGCACGGCCTGGCGGGTCGGTACGCGGCGGACGGGGCGCCGGTCGGGGCGCACGACGTGGCCGAGGCGATCCCGCGGGCCTGGCGGGACGTGTGCGACTGAGGGGACTGAACGGTGCTGGCGTGGCTGGCGTGGCTGGCGTGACCAGGAGAAGGGAGGGCCGGACTCAGCCGGTCCGGCGCTGCGGCACGGCCTCCTTCGCCGCGCGGACGCCGAAGGCGATGACCGGGACCAGCAGCACGAAGCACATGTCACGTGCGGTGCCCGGGGACATCACGAGGTGCGTCAGAGCGAGGGAGGCGAGGACGGCGAGCGCGAACAGCAGGGCGTCGACCCCCGCGCGCCTCAGGTCGACCCTCCCGCCGCGGCCCTTCCCGTCGGTGCCCTTCGCGTCGGCGCCCGTCGCGTCCCGGCCTTTCATGGACCCGTCGGCTACGTTCTCGTTCGTCGAGCTCCCGTCCGTCACGTATGTCGCCTCCTGTGCTCGACCCGGGCCGCACGGGTGTGCCGGCGGGCGGTGCTGATGCCTTCTTGTACCAGCCCCGGGTAAGAGCGGCCCCGGCGCGCGCCGCCTCCCGGGTCGCCGTGCGGAGGTGGCGGCCCGGTGCCGGGAGCGCCGCCAGGCCGCTCTGCGACACTGGGCGCGATGAGTGAGACTGCCAAGCCGCCCGCCGCCCCGTCCCGCGCCCGCGCCGAGATCGATCTGGCCGCGCTGCGCGCCAACGTGCGTACCCTGCGCGCCAAGGCGCCGGGCGCGGCGTTCATGGCCGTGGTCAAGGCGGACGGATACGGGCACGGGGCGGCCCCCTGCGCCCGCGCCGCCGTCGAGGCCGGCGCGGAGTGGGTGGGCACCGCCACGCCCGAGGAGGCCCTCGCGCTGCGCGCGCACGCCGGACTGCCCGCGGACGTCCGGATCATGTGCTGGCTTTGGACACCGGGCGGGCCCTGGCGGGAGGCCGTCGAGGCCGGCCTCGACGTGTCGCTGAGCGGGCTCTGGGCGCTGCGGGAGGCCGTCGAGGGCGCACGGACCGCCGGGCGGGCCGCCCGGGTGCAGCTCAAGGCCGACACCGGGCTCGGACGCAACGGATGCCAGCCCGCCGACTGGCCCGAGCTAGTCGGGGAGGCGCTGCGCGCCGAGCGCGAGGGACTGGTGCGGGTCACCGGCCTGTGGTCGCACTTCGCCTGCGCCGACGAACCGGGGCACCCGTCCGTCGCCGCCCAGCTCGACCGGTTCCGCGAGATGGCGGCATACGCCGAGCGGCAGGGCGTCCGGCCAGAGGTGCGGCACATCGCCAACTCCCCGGCCGCGCTCACCCTCCCCGAGACCCACTTCGACCTGGTCCGCCCCGGGATCGCGATGTACGGCCTCTCGCCCAGCCCCGAGCTGGGTTCCGCCGCCGACCTCGGACTGCGGCCGGTGATGACTCTCGCGGCCTCGCTGGCCCTGGTGAAGCACGTCCCCGGCGGGCATGGCGTGAGCTACGGCCATCACTACGTCACTCCGGGTGCGACGACGCTCGGGCTGGTGCCCCTCGGGTACGCCGACGGCGTGCCGCGGCACGCTTCCGGGACCGGCCCGGTGCTGGTCGGCGGCAAGTGGCGGACGGCCGCCGGGCGCATCGCGATGGACCAGTTCGTCGTCGACCTCGGCGGCGACGAGCCGGGCCCCGGCGCGGAGGCGGTCCTCTTCGGGCCGGGCGACCGCGGCGAGCCCACGGCGCAGGACTGGGCGCAGGCGGCCGGAACCATCGGGTACGAGATCGTCACGCGCATCGGATCGCGCGTTCCCCGCGTCTATGTGAATGAGTGACCAGACCGGGTAACCCGCAGTCAGTGCACGGACATCGGCCCAGGAGGAGCGGCACGTGAGCGAGAGCAGCGCGGAGGCGGTGGCGAGCGCCGCCACGGCGGTCCTCGCCGCGTCCGCGACGGGGGCGGCCGGAGGATGGCGCCGGACGACCGGCATCGCGGGCGCCGCGATAGGCGTGATCGCCGCGGGCGCCGCGGCCGGCGTCGCCCTGGAGCGGATGACCGTGGGGCGGGGCATGCGGGCCAAGGCCCGGCTGGCGCTCGACTCGGCGGGACCGTACGGCGGGCTGCGCGGCACCCCCGGCAAGGCGTACGCCGACGACGGCACCGAGCTGTACTACGAGGTCGACGACGTCGAACCGCAGGGCGGACCGGCCGGCCGGCGGCGCAGGCTCTTCGGGCGCAAGGCGCCGCTGCCGGTCACCGTCGTGTTCAGTCACGGCTACTGCCTCAACCAGGACTCCTGGCACTTCCAGCGGGCGGCCCTGCGGGGCGTCGTGCGGACCGTGCACTGGGACCAGCGCAGCCACGGCAGGTCCGGACGCGGCAACGCCCAGACCGGGGACGGCGTGCCGGTCACCATCGACCAGCTCGGACGCGACCTGCGGGCCGTCGTCGACGCGGCCGTGCCGGAGGGGCCGATCGTGCTGGTCGGGCACTCCATGGGCGGGATGACGGTGATGGCCCTGGCCGCCCTGTACCCCGAGCTGATCCGCGAGCGGGTGGTCGCCACCGCGTTCGTCGGGACGTCGTCCGGGCGGCTCGGCGAGGTCAACTTCGGGCTGCCGGTCGCCGGTGTGAACGCGGTCCGGCGGGTGCTGCCGGGAATACTGAAGGCGCTCGGGCAGCAGGCGGCCCTGGTGGAGAAGGGGCGGCGGGCGACCGCCGACCTGTTCGCCGGGATCATCAAGCGGTACTCGTTCGCGTCCCGGGACGTGGACCCGGCGGTGGCGCGGTTCGCCGAGCGGATGATCGAGAGCACACCGATCGACGTGGTCGCCGAGTTCTACCCGGCGTTCACCGACCACGACAAGACCGAGGCGCTCGCCTGCTTCACGGACATGCCGGTGCTGGTGCTGGCCGGCATCGGGGACCTGGTGACGCCGAGCGAGCACAGCGAGGCGATCGCCGACATGCTGCCGGACGCCGAACTGGTCCTCGTCCCCGACGCCGGGCACCTCGTGATGCTGGAGCACCCGGAAGCGGTCACCGACCGCCTCGCCGACCTGCTCACGCGCGCGGGCGCCGTGCCGGCAGGGGCTACCGTGGGAGGTTATGGAGACACCAGCAGCGCCGCACCACCCGGCTGACCTTCGGATCACCGTCAACTCCCCCGAGCAGATGCGGGACTTCGGCCGTCGGCTGGCCAAGGTGCTGCGCGCCGGCGATCTCGTGATGCTGAGCGGGGAGCTCGGGGCGGGCAAGACGACGCTCACCCGCGGGCTCGGCGAGGGGCTCGGGGTCCGGGGCGCGGTCACCTCCCCGACGTTCGTGATCGCCCGGGTGCACCCCGCCCTCGGGGACGGTCCGCCGCTGGTCCACGTCGACGCGTACCGCCTGGGCGGCGGGCTCGACGAGATGGAGGACCTCGACCTCGACGTGTCGCTGCCCGAGTCGGTGATCGTCGTGGAGTGGGGCGAGGGCAAGGTCGAGGAGCTGACCGACGACCGGCTTCAGATCCGCATTCACCGGGCGGTCGGCGACACCGACGACGAGGTGCGGCACGTGACCGTGTCGGCGCTCGGTCGGCGTTGGGCCTCGGCGGACCTCGGCGTGCTGTCGGCCTGACGTACGGGACGTGACTGACGTGACCGGCGCGGCTCGCGTGGCTGGCGTGCCTGACGGGCTTCCGGGCTGGGGTGCTGCCGGTCCGGGGCGGGGTGCTGCCGGTCCGCGGTGCCGTCGACCTGCTCACCTGACCCCGTGAAGGTTCCGACAACGTGTCGGCAAAATGTTGCGTTCCGTGTCCGGGGCGTGGTCACATGGTATCAAGTTCGTAGTTAGGTCTACCTAACTACGCCCGCCCCCGAACCTCAGGAGGCGTCCATGCCGGCCACCGAGCCCCCTCCCCGGCCGCCGCGTCCCCTCGCGCCCGCCGCCGTGTCCATGCGCGACCTGCTGGCCTCGTGCGCGGCCGCCGAAGCCGTCTCGACGCCTCCGCGGCTGCCCGACGCCGCACTGGCGAAGAAGCCGGCCCGACGCCCCCGGGCGGCCTGACGCGTCACGGACGGCGCAACGCGGGCCGATCCGGACGCGAGGACTACCGGACCACGTCGACCCGTCGGCCGATCGTCGCGAACGCCCACATCGCGTCGCCGTCCGCGACGGTCTCCCGGATGCCGCCCGTCCGCACCCTCGGGTCGGGCTTCGTCAGCGAGCCGTCCAGGGCCGCGCTGAAGCCGATCGCCACGCCGTCCACCTCGGCGAACCGCACGACGTGCTCGATCGGGGTGCCGTCGGTGCCGGTGATCGCGCCCGAACGGGAACCGACCGAGTAGCTGCCCGGCAGCGGGTCCACACTGCCGGGGGCGACCTTGAACGTGCGGTTGACGCGACCGTCCGCGCCGACCAGCCACACCCGGTCGGCGATCAGCGCGTACACCACCCGCTCGCCCGCGCCGGAGCTCTCCGGCAGCGCCGTCGAGGCCACGCTCCCGGGGGCCTCCGCCGGCGTCGCGGGCGCGCCGCGTCGCGGCTCGGCCAGATCGTCGGGCACGTTCGCCGACGCCTGGAACGCGAGGAACCCGACCGTCGCCAGGGCGGCCGCGGTGAGCCCGGCCACGAAAGTCGAGCTGCTGCTGGGCACCGGTGACCACCTCGTCCGTCCTGCGCCCGTTCCGGGCGTCTTCGGCGTTCTGTCCCGTACGTGATGTACGTCATGTTTCGCGGCGACGTTAGCAGCCGTCACGGCCGCGACCGGGGCGGCGGTGGCGGGGGCACGGGAGCCGTAGGCT contains these protein-coding regions:
- the glmS gene encoding glutamine--fructose-6-phosphate transaminase (isomerizing) encodes the protein MCGIVGYVGSQSALDVVMAGLKRLEYRGYDSAGVAVPADGGLAAAKKAGKLVNLEKELTERPLPAGTTGIGHTRWATHGGPTDANAHPHLDNAGRVAVVHNGIIENFAALRAELAERGHELLSETDTEAVAHLLAEEYSVTSDLAEAMRLVCRRLEGAFTLVAVHADEPDVVVGARRNSPLVVGVGEGEAFLASDVAAFIAHTRSAIELGQDQVVELRRDGVTVTGFDGRPAQVRSYHVDWDASAAEKGGYDYFMLKEIAEQPKAVADTLLGRIDAGGSLTLDEVRIPARELREIDKIVVVACGTAFHAGLIAKYAIEHWTRIPCEVELASEFRYRDPILDPRSLVIAISQSGETMDTLMALRHARDQGSKVLAICNTNGSTIPRESDAVLYTHAGPEVAVASTKAFLTQLVACYLVALYLGQVRGTKWGDEIRAVVRDLARISGEVERVLETMEPVRELARSLADKDTVLFLGRHVGYPVALEGALKLKELAYMHAEGFAAGELKHGPIALIEEDLPVVVVVPSPRGRSVLHDKIVSNIQEIRARGARTIVIAEEGDEAVVPYADHLVRIPATPVLLQPLVATVPLQVFACELATARGNEVDQPRNLAKSVTVE
- a CDS encoding M16 family metallopeptidase; this encodes MTTNLNKHDDVDAPDGLAALEGLVSHTTTNGVPTLYAPASGKEITAGLFFRVGRADETLATAGVTHLVEHLALHRLGLSDLHYNGATANAYTLFHVQGSEEGVVEYLNSVCAGLRDLPMERLETEREILRTEAAGRGGGPQHQMPLWRYGAQGYGLSSYNELGTWSLTPEQVRHWAETRFTRDNAVLWITSDHVPDGLDLTLPPGSRFPAPAATSALPVTPAYISGDDGHVVLTSVLRRSTAASVFADVLGRALFQDLRQEGGYSYSAEADYSPRDAEFATLTAYADALPQKQDAVVGGFVDTLARLRAGRIEQAELDSVRGKLLKVYDAPDLGAAVLPSYALSLLLGHRILTPDQHRAELNAVTTQDLHEVARQAWDAALLQVPGRGVDWAGLTLAPQFSTAAVTGTRHQSLENEDVTLVIGAEGVSLLTPRGPVTVRHDACAAMTARPDGARTLTGLDGFSVTVEPTLYKGVMPDRIAALDAAVPGEAIVRMPAREPDHIPQPRKRPPTARAAGSGGSARGWTAALWLVGLLAAAWGLLCGIITADESAMADPEWDAVTGVWIMELPLLFAAWKLFAARRRRTRS
- a CDS encoding holo-ACP synthase, which produces MSIIGVGIDVAEIERFAASMERTPGLAERLFLRSELLLPSGERRGMASLAARFAAKEALAKALGAPPGLLWTDAEVYVEESGRPRLRVRGSVAARAAELGVRGWHVSLSHDAGVASAVVVAEG
- a CDS encoding NAD(P)H-hydrate dehydratase translates to MRTAYCVETVRRAERELMARVPEGALMQRAAAGLAAACADLLGRVYGRRIVLLVGSGDNGGDALYAGARLARRGAGVTAVLLASGRTHPGGLTALRRAGGATVAPDAAGDLVRRADLVLDGVVGIGGKGGLRPEAADVAALVERARALVVAVDLPSGVDADTGEVHGSALRADLTVTFGTHKPALLVDPAREYAGSVRLVDIGLGGHLPAVPGLEALQHADVAALLPAPGGESDKYRRGVVGIAAGSARYPGAAVLAVAGALRGGAGAVRYVGPAGDAVLARFPETLVSERGPAHAGRVQAWVVGPGAGDDAATVAEVLAADVPVLIDADGLRLADADAVRGRAAPTLMTPHAGEAAALLGVAREQVEGARLASVRELAARYRATVLLKGSTTLVADAGGEGPVRVNATGTAWLATAGSGDVLSGLAGSLLAAGLGALDAGSVGAYLHGLAGRYAADGAPVGAHDVAEAIPRAWRDVCD
- the alr gene encoding alanine racemase, producing the protein MSETAKPPAAPSRARAEIDLAALRANVRTLRAKAPGAAFMAVVKADGYGHGAAPCARAAVEAGAEWVGTATPEEALALRAHAGLPADVRIMCWLWTPGGPWREAVEAGLDVSLSGLWALREAVEGARTAGRAARVQLKADTGLGRNGCQPADWPELVGEALRAEREGLVRVTGLWSHFACADEPGHPSVAAQLDRFREMAAYAERQGVRPEVRHIANSPAALTLPETHFDLVRPGIAMYGLSPSPELGSAADLGLRPVMTLAASLALVKHVPGGHGVSYGHHYVTPGATTLGLVPLGYADGVPRHASGTGPVLVGGKWRTAAGRIAMDQFVVDLGGDEPGPGAEAVLFGPGDRGEPTAQDWAQAAGTIGYEIVTRIGSRVPRVYVNE
- a CDS encoding alpha/beta fold hydrolase produces the protein MSESSAEAVASAATAVLAASATGAAGGWRRTTGIAGAAIGVIAAGAAAGVALERMTVGRGMRAKARLALDSAGPYGGLRGTPGKAYADDGTELYYEVDDVEPQGGPAGRRRRLFGRKAPLPVTVVFSHGYCLNQDSWHFQRAALRGVVRTVHWDQRSHGRSGRGNAQTGDGVPVTIDQLGRDLRAVVDAAVPEGPIVLVGHSMGGMTVMALAALYPELIRERVVATAFVGTSSGRLGEVNFGLPVAGVNAVRRVLPGILKALGQQAALVEKGRRATADLFAGIIKRYSFASRDVDPAVARFAERMIESTPIDVVAEFYPAFTDHDKTEALACFTDMPVLVLAGIGDLVTPSEHSEAIADMLPDAELVLVPDAGHLVMLEHPEAVTDRLADLLTRAGAVPAGATVGGYGDTSSAAPPG
- the tsaE gene encoding tRNA (adenosine(37)-N6)-threonylcarbamoyltransferase complex ATPase subunit type 1 TsaE; the protein is METPAAPHHPADLRITVNSPEQMRDFGRRLAKVLRAGDLVMLSGELGAGKTTLTRGLGEGLGVRGAVTSPTFVIARVHPALGDGPPLVHVDAYRLGGGLDEMEDLDLDVSLPESVIVVEWGEGKVEELTDDRLQIRIHRAVGDTDDEVRHVTVSALGRRWASADLGVLSA